From the Vanessa cardui chromosome 8, ilVanCard2.1, whole genome shotgun sequence genome, the window ACTAAACCAGATAACAGTGCTTCAATTTACTACaattataaggattttttttcatttgtattaatgGCCGTAGTTGATGCGGATTACTGCTTCGTTTTTGTAGACATTGGAGCCCCGGGAAGTAATGCTGATtcaaccatttttaaaaatactactttTTGCAATGCGCTTAATAGCAATTCTATCAAACTAcctaatgaaaaaatactaccCGGATCTACTTTGCCACCTGTCCCGTATGTATTCGTAGCCGATGAGGCATTTGGTTTGCATCAACACATTATGAGACCTTATGGTGGTCAATTTTTGAGTGTACAAAAAAGGGTATTTAATTATCGCCTATCGAGAGCACGAAGATACGTAGAATGTGCATTTGgcattttatcaaacaaatggCGAATTTTAAATCGTGCATTGGATGTATCAATAcctttatcaattaatattgtgaAGGCATGTTGCATACTTCACAATTTTGTACGAAAACGAGACGGCCATCACATTAGAGAAGAAGATTTTACTCATAATCTTGAGAGTATACAAACACCTCCATCAATACGCAGTGGAAGACAAGCCAACAACATAAGagatatttttcaacaatattttatgagtgaCAGCGGAGCTTTAAGCTGGcaattgtcaaaaatttaataacgttaattattattctttttacgaCCCGCTACTACACagctcaattattaattattattgtaggttaaaaataaacttatataatactaaccatatttttttttatttgtctcatccaaattttcaaaatctttatttaaaataccgcaGATTTCTTCCCATGCTTTGAGTGTCAAGTTTTTGTACTTATATTCTTCTAAGCTCTTATCCCATATAACTGGCCTATCTTGAACCAAAGTAATTAGTAGATCGACTTCAATATCAGTATCCATTTTGTTGACAAACGTGCGCGTGCGTGCTTGAACGCGTCACTACGGAACAAGGAGTTATCACTGCCTACCAGCAAAATGGCGCGATTTCCCCCCCGCTGCCAACGCGGTCGCCCGCCAACCGACCGCAGAGCGCGCGGGTGCAAATCGCCGCGGCTGCGGGACCGCGACCCGCGCCCGCCGGTAGAAGATGAACCGCCAGTGCAGCGGGACCCGCAAACAACCGCGCACACCGCGGGCGTAAAACGCGTCGTGAAatgtgctttaattttttacacatatatctGCATTCTACAGAAGCTGCGGGCCCGCACCCGCGGCGGGTGCGGGTGAAAACCGCTCCGTGAGTTCTTAGcctaatagtttttatatgcattttaattaaatgtgtgCAACCTAAATCTTTTGTATCTTTTGCAAAGAT encodes:
- the LOC124531841 gene encoding protein ALP1-like, translated to MDTHQKRAVALYLLHRRIKKRRPKRFWIHPLIAERNRYGLFVTLINELKKDEEKFFNYFRMSISSYLELKKKTETALQKQHTNMRDPISPEEMLAVTLRYLASGTSMHDLHYIFRIGHTTISAIIRTTCEKLWEVLMSECFPVITTELLEEISQKFYKYANFPHCVGAIDGKHIRITKPDNSASIYYNYKDFFSFVLMAVVDADYCFVFVDIGAPGSNADSTIFKNTTFCNALNSNSIKLPNEKILPGSTLPPVPYVFVADEAFGLHQHIMRPYGGQFLSVQKRVFNYRLSRARRYVECAFGILSNKWRILNRALDVSIPLSINIVKACCILHNFVRKRDGHHIREEDFTHNLESIQTPPSIRSGRQANNIRDIFQQYFMSDSGALSWQLSKI